Proteins from a genomic interval of Phlebotomus papatasi isolate M1 chromosome 3, Ppap_2.1, whole genome shotgun sequence:
- the LOC129808085 gene encoding mediator of RNA polymerase II transcription subunit 17, which produces MSYPLSVNISVEAPIENQIQEIQYDGTEIYQPPLTLSENLSKCAARIDFAKSANEPEVTVKKEEPDKKEEDPKDPQFQSSLWPWDSVRNKLRDAYTEVCVLSDVLAIAKEKRYMVLDPVPQEPSDTKPIVQVYARKKALANAANILLSGADRLRNTHSEQRNNRNSSDFHIELLRLRQNWRLKKVSNSIIGDLSYRTAGSKFMHSGMFEVTKAEDDPSGGTSPPGSPSPSNALPSPKNSALRVNVPSELQGVAYIKVITQKDQEDLCTATVNLLGHGPNITQQVGIWQKTLEFAQNVLFCKELFNQLAKEAVQLQAPIPHVVVGNQIRATLLPGIQLIISLCHSTSFDASNSGPINDHDHVLEHSLHQLLREVHYRNTHHPFPHPASGPLGPSKKRMLAGPTAADRYELLEMTKSQTLLEQIIAQAQHIFMRKRTQYVLDTLARDVKDPQIISHWNAMNSPTMSCVKIKIITHGYDTVYRTSLLIHVKERSLKCICRDGRVMHMSYEPQELRDLILCQINRHQMSGLLNVARCMAWQTLSNSNHLGIGSVEPLGNASSCLLASPNGDRLIAVQIRCDPQIDVKVYIAQTPRKDFFPGPLVQGKYWEHLGGHFKEVRFDKLEGKNFLNKMEFLMASMSSS; this is translated from the exons ATGTCTTATCCACTATCTGTGAACATCTCCGTGGAGGCTCCAATTGAAAACCAGATCCAGGAAATACAGTACGACGGCACAGAGATTTATCAACC GCCGTTGactttgtctgaaaatctttcaaaatgCGCCGCCCGGATTGACTTTGCCAAGTCTGCCAATGAGCCTGAGGTGACGGTGAAGAAGGAGGAACCGGACAAGAAGGAGGAAGATCCCAAGGATCCTCAATTTCAGTCGAGCCTCTGGCCATGGGATTCGGTAAGGAATAAATTGAGAGATGCATATACTGAGGTTTGTGTGCTGTCGGATGTATTGGCAATTGCCAAAGAGAAGCGTTATATGGTGTTGGATCCTGTGCCACAGGAACCATCTGACACCAAGCCCATTGTCCAGGTTTATGCCCGGAAGAAGGCACTGGCCAATGCGGCAAATATTTTACTGAGTGGGGCtgatcgattgagaaatactcaCAGTGAACAGAGGAATAATCGGAATTCCAGTGACTTTCACATTGAATTGTTGCGATTGAGGCAAAACTGGCGCTTGAAGAAGGTGTCCAATTCGATTATTGGGGATTTGAGTTACCGGACAGCTGGGTCAAAATTCATGCATTCGGGAATGTTTGAGGTCACCAAGGCTGAAGATGATCCCAGTGGGGGAACATCTCCGCCTGGTAGCCCTTCGCCCTCCAATGCTTTGCCCAGTCCCAAGAATTCAGCCCTGAGAGTCAATGTTCCGTCTGAACTTCAGGGAGTGGCATACATTAAGGTCATTACGCAGAAGGATCAGGAGGATCTCTGCACGGCAACGGTGAATTTGCTTGGGCATGGGCCAAATATCACGCAGCAGGTAGGTATCTGGCAGAAAACATTGGAATTTGCCCAGAATGTCCTGTTCTGCAAGGAGCTGTTCAATCAATTGGCCAAGGAAGCTGTACAGCTTCAAGCCCCTATCCCTCATGTTGTTGTAGGCAATCAGATCCGTGCTACTCTCCTGCCCGGAATTCAGCTTATCATTAGCCTCTGTCACTCAACTTCCTTCGATGCCTCCAATTCCGGACCGATCAATGATCATGATCATGTCCTCGAACACTCCCTGCATCAGTTACTGCGCGAAGTCCACTATCGCAATACCCATCATCCCTTTCCCCATCCCGCCAGCGGACCCCTGGGACCCAGCAAGAAGCGAATGCTGGCCGGTCCTACGGCCGCCGATCGCTACGAACTCCTCGAGATGACCAAGAGCCAAACACTCCTGGAGCAGATTATCGCCCAGGCTCAGCACATTTTCATGCGCAAACGCACCCAATATGTCCTGGACACATTGGCCAGGGACGTCAAAGATCCCCAAATAATCTCCCACTGGAATGCCATGAATAGCCCAACCATGTCCTGTGTCAAGATCAAAATCATCACTCACGGCTACGACACAGTCTATCGCACATCCCTGCTCATCCATGTCAAGGAGCGCTCCCTCAAATGCATCTGTCGCGACGGCAGAGTCATGCACATGAGCTATGAGCCGCAGGAATTGCGAGATCTCATTCTCTGTCAGATAAATCGCCACCAGATGTCAGGCTTACTGAATGTGGCCAGATGTATGGCCTGGCAGACGCTGTCCAACAGCAATCACCTGGGCATTGGATCAGTTGAACCCCTTGGGAATGCCAGTTCTTGCCTCCTGGCATCACCCAATGGCGATCGCCTGATTGCCGTGCAGATTCGCTGCGATCCACAAATTGACGTCAAAGTCTACATAGCACAGACACCACGTAAGGACTTCTTCCCCGGACCACTGGTCCAAGGGAAGTACTGGGAACACTTGGGAGGACACTTCAAGGAGGTGCGCTTTGACAAATTGGAAGGGaagaattttctcaataaaatggAATTCCTAATGGCTAGCATGTCCAGTTCTTAA